In the genome of Gemmatimonadota bacterium, one region contains:
- a CDS encoding NAD-binding protein: protein MPSGPREEKAPPAFVAWGGRIAAALTFLFGLWALWPFAEGRGGLAALPRAIYTIFGMIAFEGLADEFPTLTDPLTFESLPYIGTIISAIATVGFGLAYLFSLFVRRNYEQVKLHRFTRGAHHGTLSLAVVCGLGRVGSQLVRDLTDEKRRARRGVIAIEIDPDNPAIETARERGAVVLVGNASDKKRREKARLDLADELFIACGDDATNLDVAALVATDVEDDAGGPTRPLLCIASVSSPTLAKAARDNPIFSDAGDGFRLRVFNLPDNAARALMVEELGRAHAPSLTEVAYYIVVGFGTVGQAVALNAAKLAHFENGRRLRMTVVDDWKDAATERARSAFLERYPAFAPDPMTFDLGPYVHAPDPAKDEWTARAGRPFHPAWRRESPIGRDGRPIAAEYVVNAEFVDLPASFDSPEFADLLTERLTPGQSPEARPVLIVAFDEDRRNLEAALSLGAALARRGSLLPLFVYLGDEEGLAVFLERGRRAGTLDEVKAFGSAADCGSYERLVQAEVFHLADTFHIAHGRAGREEGAVDPARSAWLEHAFKGSSEAAAHHVAIKLDAAKRLGADAGPTALPPEARDALARMEHNRYVAERLLEGWRYGPRSDTEKLRESLCAWEHLPESEQKKDHEQVELIEARWRQSSSGGTIR from the coding sequence GTGCCTTCCGGACCCCGGGAAGAAAAAGCGCCTCCCGCCTTCGTGGCCTGGGGCGGGCGTATCGCGGCCGCGCTCACCTTCCTCTTCGGACTCTGGGCGCTCTGGCCCTTCGCCGAAGGGCGAGGGGGACTCGCGGCGCTCCCCCGGGCGATCTACACGATCTTCGGGATGATCGCGTTCGAGGGACTCGCCGACGAGTTCCCGACGCTCACGGATCCCCTCACCTTCGAATCCCTCCCATACATCGGCACCATCATCTCGGCGATCGCGACCGTCGGATTCGGGCTCGCATACCTATTCTCCCTCTTCGTTCGCCGAAACTACGAGCAAGTGAAGCTCCACCGCTTCACCAGGGGCGCACACCACGGGACCCTCTCGCTCGCCGTGGTCTGCGGGCTCGGACGCGTCGGCTCGCAGCTCGTGCGCGATCTCACCGACGAGAAGCGGCGCGCGCGCCGCGGGGTCATCGCGATCGAGATCGATCCCGACAATCCCGCGATCGAAACCGCTCGGGAACGGGGCGCCGTCGTCCTCGTCGGAAACGCATCGGACAAGAAGCGCCGCGAGAAGGCCCGGCTCGATCTCGCGGATGAGCTTTTTATCGCCTGCGGGGACGACGCGACGAATCTCGATGTGGCCGCCCTCGTGGCGACGGATGTCGAGGACGACGCCGGGGGACCAACCCGTCCGCTCCTCTGCATCGCCAGCGTGTCGAGCCCGACCCTGGCGAAAGCCGCCCGTGACAATCCGATCTTTTCGGATGCCGGCGATGGCTTTCGGCTGCGTGTTTTCAACCTCCCCGACAATGCGGCGCGTGCCCTCATGGTCGAAGAGCTCGGCCGTGCCCATGCCCCGTCACTCACGGAAGTCGCGTATTACATCGTTGTGGGATTCGGGACCGTCGGGCAGGCCGTCGCACTCAACGCCGCGAAGCTGGCGCACTTCGAAAACGGCCGCCGGCTACGGATGACCGTCGTGGACGACTGGAAGGATGCCGCGACGGAGCGGGCCAGGAGCGCCTTCCTCGAGCGATATCCGGCGTTCGCCCCCGACCCGATGACCTTCGATCTCGGCCCCTACGTCCACGCGCCGGATCCGGCCAAGGACGAATGGACGGCGCGAGCGGGCCGCCCGTTCCACCCCGCATGGCGGCGCGAGAGCCCGATCGGCCGCGACGGACGACCCATTGCGGCCGAGTACGTGGTGAACGCCGAGTTCGTGGACCTCCCGGCCTCCTTCGATTCGCCCGAGTTCGCGGATCTCCTCACCGAGCGACTGACCCCCGGCCAGTCCCCCGAAGCCCGCCCCGTCCTCATCGTCGCCTTCGACGAGGACCGCCGGAATCTCGAGGCCGCCCTTTCACTCGGCGCGGCCCTGGCGCGGCGCGGCTCGCTCCTCCCGCTCTTCGTTTATCTGGGGGACGAAGAGGGGCTCGCCGTTTTTCTCGAACGGGGACGGCGAGCGGGAACCCTGGATGAGGTGAAGGCGTTCGGAAGCGCGGCCGACTGCGGCTCTTACGAGCGGCTGGTCCAGGCGGAGGTTTTTCACCTCGCCGACACGTTTCACATCGCGCATGGACGGGCGGGCAGAGAGGAGGGCGCCGTAGACCCCGCGAGGTCGGCCTGGTTGGAGCACGCCTTCAAGGGCTCGAGCGAGGCCGCGGCACACCATGTGGCGATCAAGCTCGACGCCGCGAAGCGGCTGGGGGCCGATGCCGGCCCAACCGCCCTCCCACCGGAGGCCCGCGACGCGCTCGCGCGCATGGAGCACAACCGCTACGTCGCGGAACGTCTCCTGGAAGGGTGGCGGTACGGCCCGCGAAGCGATACCGAAAAGCTGCGCGAGAGCCTATGCGCCTGGGAGCACCTGCCGGAGTCGGAGCAGAAGAAGGATCACGAACAGGTCGAGCTGATCGAGGCGAGGTGGCGTCAGTCCTCCTCGGGCGGAACGATTCGGTAG
- a CDS encoding CsgG/HfaB family protein gives MTARFWTAGPWVAFGTAITLATTVEALAQDRPRVAVLSFENRTDWWGRQLGASAASQLTVGLVNSGAFAVLERQQVESVHDELYMGQSGAVTPEQAVELGKLLGAEYLITGELTGFNISQRGGGLNLGGLQVGASETRAESAMNVRVIRVETGEIVAAAQAQGNEVLGRGIVTDVIRTAETTEYNPTIADQALGPAIQTILASLVEQRDRMPTSGVVAAAPAEVTGIGQDGSIYIDDGADSGILEGTRFRVVRIVDVIRDRDGNVLDEITDRVGILQVTRVLSQSSVATVVEGTAEVGDRLEREENP, from the coding sequence ATGACGGCGAGATTCTGGACCGCTGGACCCTGGGTCGCGTTCGGCACCGCAATCACCCTGGCCACCACCGTGGAGGCTCTCGCGCAGGACCGCCCCCGCGTGGCAGTTCTATCCTTCGAGAACCGGACCGACTGGTGGGGACGCCAGCTCGGCGCGAGCGCCGCGAGCCAGCTCACCGTGGGGCTCGTGAACAGCGGCGCCTTTGCGGTGCTCGAGCGGCAACAGGTCGAGAGCGTACACGATGAGCTTTACATGGGGCAGTCCGGTGCGGTGACTCCGGAACAGGCCGTCGAGCTCGGGAAGCTCCTCGGGGCGGAATACCTCATCACCGGTGAGCTCACCGGCTTCAACATCAGCCAGCGGGGCGGGGGGCTGAATCTTGGGGGGCTCCAGGTGGGCGCGTCGGAAACGCGTGCCGAAAGCGCGATGAACGTGCGCGTCATCCGCGTGGAAACCGGTGAGATCGTGGCTGCGGCGCAGGCCCAGGGAAACGAGGTATTGGGGCGGGGAATCGTCACGGACGTTATCCGGACGGCCGAGACGACGGAGTACAATCCGACGATCGCGGACCAGGCTCTGGGCCCGGCGATTCAGACGATCCTGGCCAGCCTCGTGGAACAGCGCGACCGAATGCCGACGAGCGGAGTCGTCGCGGCCGCGCCGGCCGAAGTGACTGGAATCGGACAGGACGGGTCCATCTACATTGACGATGGCGCGGACTCGGGGATCCTCGAGGGCACTCGCTTCCGCGTCGTTCGGATCGTGGACGTCATCCGCGACCGCGACGGAAACGTCCTCGACGAGATCACCGACCGGGTCGGCATTCTTCAGGTGACACGGGTCCTCTCGCAGTCCTCCGTGGCGACCGTCGTGGAGGGGACCGCCGAGGTCGGAGACCGGCTGGAGCGCGAAGAAAACCCGTGA
- a CDS encoding TIR domain-containing protein, producing the protein MAHDVFISYSSRDKSAADAACHFLEADGIRCWIAPRDIPPGQPWKPHIVQAIRDAGVMVLIFSGQANRSPQVKREVDIAFESGHPIVPFRIEDVQMDDEMYYCLAAAHWLDALSDPMENHLDRLLHAVRLLVSPETTGAAPPPPASPPGPISRSQPQPGVPTNGGAAAAPSGGRRWLVPAGVGGLLLVASVAFGLSRLGGESDPPPPAGSAPSGEVQGSPAAASLVDTPVSTDLPGNAAGSEAQLSGSPTTSGAGDTRAATTPSAEGTTAPVAVPSATSAPPAGTRVTDAAGDGAPAAAPANAATGVLVLIYGNEPGSAAEVETTVLRSLLQMPEVAPLDANSLGLLRGQQGAVEAANRGDFSELAVLSREHGAEFLVVGGLTANATPAVGQFFAGSAVLDLKVYRVSTGSLLGAEVLRAGTAGNLAASEDQARSRAAAEVGRSAVNTLRRWVSRANP; encoded by the coding sequence ATGGCTCACGACGTCTTCATCAGCTATTCGAGCCGGGACAAGAGCGCCGCGGATGCGGCCTGCCACTTCCTCGAGGCGGACGGGATCCGTTGCTGGATCGCGCCCAGAGACATCCCGCCGGGCCAGCCCTGGAAGCCGCACATCGTACAGGCCATTCGTGATGCGGGCGTGATGGTCCTCATCTTCTCCGGCCAAGCGAACCGGTCGCCCCAGGTCAAGCGCGAGGTGGATATCGCCTTCGAATCCGGGCACCCCATCGTTCCCTTCCGGATCGAAGACGTCCAGATGGACGACGAGATGTATTATTGTCTCGCGGCCGCGCACTGGCTCGATGCGCTCTCCGACCCGATGGAAAATCACCTGGACCGGCTCCTCCACGCGGTCCGCCTCCTCGTCTCCCCCGAGACAACTGGAGCCGCTCCCCCGCCCCCCGCATCACCTCCGGGACCGATCTCCCGCTCGCAGCCTCAGCCCGGCGTGCCCACCAACGGGGGTGCCGCGGCGGCTCCGTCGGGTGGCCGGCGATGGCTCGTCCCCGCCGGAGTCGGGGGCCTCCTCCTCGTCGCCTCCGTGGCCTTCGGGCTGTCGAGGCTGGGAGGTGAAAGTGATCCGCCCCCACCCGCGGGGAGCGCCCCGTCAGGGGAAGTGCAGGGCTCCCCGGCCGCGGCAAGCCTCGTGGACACTCCAGTGTCCACGGACCTCCCCGGGAATGCGGCCGGGTCCGAAGCCCAACTCTCCGGCTCCCCGACTACTTCCGGAGCCGGCGACACTCGGGCCGCCACGACCCCCTCGGCGGAGGGAACTACGGCACCGGTAGCGGTGCCTTCGGCGACTTCGGCTCCACCGGCCGGTACGCGGGTCACCGACGCCGCGGGGGACGGCGCACCCGCCGCCGCGCCGGCCAACGCCGCCACGGGTGTCCTCGTCCTGATTTACGGGAACGAACCAGGCTCCGCCGCGGAGGTGGAAACCACGGTTCTCCGTTCCTTGCTTCAGATGCCGGAGGTCGCCCCCCTCGATGCGAACAGCCTCGGTCTTCTGCGTGGGCAGCAGGGCGCGGTGGAAGCGGCCAATCGCGGAGACTTTTCGGAGCTCGCCGTCCTGAGCCGCGAACACGGTGCCGAGTTCCTCGTCGTCGGAGGCCTGACCGCGAACGCCACTCCCGCCGTGGGCCAGTTCTTCGCGGGCTCGGCCGTGCTCGACCTGAAGGTCTACAGGGTTTCCACGGGCTCTCTCCTCGGAGCCGAAGTCCTGCGGGCGGGAACCGCGGGAAACCTCGCCGCAAGCGAGGACCAGGCCCGTTCCCGGGCTGCCGCGGAGGTGGGACGCTCCGCGGTCAATACCTTGCGCCGCTGGGTCAGCCGGGCGAATCCCTGA
- a CDS encoding alpha/beta fold hydrolase, translating into MPDRNSASLPEPHRGFVPRPFRPAGWARGPHGQTLLGRVLRPESDLLVRRERVHTPDSDFLDLELGPEPGPEAPIALVLHGLEGSTRRRYMRVAMEELTGRGMWAVGMNFRSCSGEPNLQPRFYHSGEIGDLEFVLRFLRERHPTRPIGALGFSLGGNVLLRFLGEKGDAARDLLGGAAAVSVPYDLSEGSKLLEGGRMGRLYSRYFLRSLQAKARAKEALLAGVVDLERILAARTLREFDDAATAPLHGFASAAEYYREASSGPRLPGIRVPTLLLHALDDPFLPAASVPTDAVSESPWLLGAIHPKGGHVGFVEESSPWRPRFWAEGEAARYLQGILFGDGPRPTPKGP; encoded by the coding sequence GTGCCCGACCGAAACTCTGCATCCCTCCCGGAACCTCATCGGGGCTTCGTTCCACGCCCGTTTCGTCCGGCGGGGTGGGCGCGGGGCCCCCACGGCCAGACCCTGCTCGGCCGGGTTCTCCGCCCCGAATCCGATCTCCTCGTGCGCCGCGAACGGGTGCATACTCCGGACTCCGACTTCCTCGACTTGGAGCTCGGGCCCGAACCGGGGCCCGAGGCACCGATCGCCCTCGTCCTGCACGGCCTCGAGGGATCCACCCGGCGCAGGTACATGCGGGTTGCGATGGAGGAGTTGACCGGCCGGGGAATGTGGGCCGTGGGCATGAACTTCCGGTCGTGCTCGGGCGAACCCAACCTCCAGCCGCGCTTCTACCACTCGGGCGAAATCGGTGACCTGGAGTTCGTTCTCCGTTTCCTCCGGGAGCGACATCCGACCCGCCCGATCGGAGCGCTCGGATTCTCCTTGGGAGGCAATGTCCTCCTCCGGTTCCTCGGGGAAAAGGGCGACGCCGCCCGCGATCTCCTCGGGGGGGCCGCGGCGGTTTCCGTCCCCTACGATCTCTCCGAAGGATCGAAACTCCTCGAGGGCGGCCGGATGGGACGCCTTTACTCCCGGTACTTCCTCCGTTCGCTTCAGGCGAAGGCCCGGGCCAAGGAAGCGCTCCTGGCCGGCGTCGTGGATCTCGAGCGCATTCTCGCCGCCCGTACGCTGAGAGAGTTCGACGATGCGGCGACGGCCCCCCTCCACGGCTTCGCGAGCGCGGCGGAGTATTACCGCGAGGCCTCCTCCGGCCCGCGTCTCCCCGGGATCCGTGTGCCGACCCTTCTCCTGCACGCGCTCGACGATCCCTTCCTTCCCGCGGCCTCGGTACCCACCGATGCCGTGTCGGAGAGTCCGTGGCTCCTCGGGGCCATTCACCCGAAGGGAGGGCACGTAGGTTTTGTCGAGGAAAGCTCCCCGTGGAGGCCTCGATTCTGGGCAGAGGGCGAAGCGGCCCGCTACCTCCAGGGAATCCTATTCGGCGATGGTCCGCGCCCGACCCCGAAAGGGCCGTGA